From the genome of Triticum aestivum cultivar Chinese Spring chromosome 3B, IWGSC CS RefSeq v2.1, whole genome shotgun sequence, one region includes:
- the LOC123068881 gene encoding translation machinery-associated protein 22, giving the protein MAAEKPAPAKVLYCGVCGLPAEYCEFGPDFERCKPWLRAHAPRVYPDELVASSSGGDDKDVGKVGERLQGVSISTADGSTSAGGASASKTEEVKRLPGGKLKKKDKQEVIIEKIVRNKRKCVTVVKGLDLFGVKLSDASKKLGKKFATGASVVKGPTEKEQIDVQGDISYDVVDFITATWPDVPESAVYFIEDGRKVAAA; this is encoded by the exons atggcggcggagaAGCCGGCCCCGGCGAAGGTGCTCTACTGCGGCGTCtgcggcctccccgcggagtactgCGAGTTCGGCCCCGACTTCGAGCGCTGCAAGCCGTGGCTCCGCGCCCACGCGCCCAGAGTCTACCCCGACGAGCTCGTGGCCTCCTCCTCCG GTGGCGATGATAAGGACGTGGGCAAGGTCGGCGAGCGCCTCCAGGGCGTCAGCATCTCCACCGCCGACGGCTCCACAAGCGCAG GGGGTGCTTCGGCATCCAAGACTGAAGAGGTGAAACGACTGCCGGGTGGTAAGCTCAAGAAAAAG GACAAGCAAGAGGTTATTATTGAGAAGATTGTCCGCAACAAGCGCAAGTGTGTTACTGTGGTGAAAGGCCTGGATTTGTTTG GTGTAAAGCTGAGTGATGCTTCGAAGAAGCTTGGAAAGAAGTTTGCTACTGGAGCTTCGGTTGTCAAG GGCCCAACTGAGAAGGAGCAAATCGATGTCCAAGGAGACATATCATATGATGTTGTGGACTTCATTACAGCTACATGGCCAGAT GTTCCTGAATCGGCCGTATATTTCATTGAAGATGGAAGGAAGGTTGCTGCTGCTTGA